Proteins from one Marinobacter alexandrii genomic window:
- a CDS encoding sensor histidine kinase, which translates to MNYYRFRFIIAVFVFIFFKLTNVDSWVDFITWNFISTISLIYIITVVLTLWEVLFRYIIKQRRTTDLTTNKGLYIISTKATLLALPLVFLFAFIYNEILVKFLIDYELCTEDQNEGGFLVNSALGFVISLLIIAYEIILLYVKNAIKNAREKERIQKELAAAKLEGLKNQINPHFLFNSFSVLTSLVEDDSKAAVKFISKLSDMYRYILENDEKTVVTLREELDFVDSYIFLLSMRHQSAIVIDKVLDLPDNQILVPPMSIQILIENAVKHNSFAIDDPLHITIKNHGSGAIIVENEKRKKEHLTESTKIGLKNLSNRLLLSAGKALEILDNDKIFQVRLPLSKA; encoded by the coding sequence ATGAACTACTATCGTTTCAGGTTTATCATTGCTGTCTTCGTTTTCATCTTTTTCAAACTAACAAATGTTGATAGTTGGGTAGATTTCATTACATGGAATTTTATTTCAACCATATCGCTCATTTACATAATTACTGTTGTTTTAACGCTGTGGGAGGTATTGTTCAGATACATCATAAAACAAAGAAGAACAACTGATCTTACTACGAACAAAGGGCTTTATATCATTTCAACCAAGGCAACACTTTTAGCGTTACCCTTGGTTTTTTTGTTTGCCTTTATCTATAATGAGATTTTAGTGAAATTCTTGATTGATTACGAATTGTGTACCGAAGATCAAAATGAAGGTGGTTTTCTTGTCAATAGCGCGCTTGGATTTGTCATATCTTTATTAATTATAGCATATGAAATTATCCTTTTGTACGTAAAGAATGCTATTAAAAATGCACGTGAAAAAGAACGAATACAGAAAGAACTAGCAGCTGCAAAACTTGAAGGGCTTAAGAATCAGATTAATCCTCACTTTCTTTTTAACAGTTTTAGTGTATTGACATCACTAGTTGAAGATGACTCAAAAGCCGCGGTAAAATTCATATCTAAGCTTTCTGACATGTACAGATATATACTGGAGAATGATGAGAAAACTGTAGTAACCTTAAGGGAAGAGCTCGATTTTGTGGACAGTTATATCTTTCTATTATCCATGCGTCATCAATCAGCAATTGTCATTGACAAAGTCTTAGACCTCCCAGATAATCAAATTCTAGTTCCTCCAATGTCCATTCAGATCCTTATTGAAAATGCTGTAAAGCATAATTCTTTTGCAATAGACGATCCGCTCCACATTACCATAAAAAATCACGGAAGTGGAGCCATCATTGTTGAAAATGAAAAGCGGAAGAAGGAACACCTTACAGAAAGCACTAAAATAGGTCTCAAAAATCTTTCTAACCGATTATTGCTTTCTGCTGGCAAGGCATTGGAAATTTTGGATAATGATAAAATATTTCAAGTGAGATTACCTCTGTCTAAAGCATGA
- a CDS encoding LytTR family DNA-binding domain-containing protein translates to MNAIIIEDEQLTADRLHSLISKHTSIEVLETFYSVKSAVSWLQDHSIPDILFLDIQLGDGTGFDVLESLDAYPQVIFTTAFDKYVLDAFKYNSVDYLLKPVKAEELMKAVGKLEKMKSQNEMNALMQSLQSQIQTSYKQKFLVKIGLKYQSISIQDVAYFYSESSSTYLRTSKGDSLIIDQPLDEIQTLIDPACFFRINRHMIICDQFIESIDSFFNNRLLIGLKPKYDQQVIVSRDKVKVFKEWLDR, encoded by the coding sequence ATGAATGCCATAATCATTGAAGATGAACAGTTAACTGCGGATAGATTACATAGTTTAATCAGTAAACACACTTCTATTGAAGTACTTGAAACATTTTATTCTGTTAAATCAGCCGTTTCCTGGCTACAAGATCATTCGATTCCTGACATCCTATTTCTTGATATCCAACTTGGGGATGGAACAGGTTTTGACGTTTTAGAATCTCTAGATGCTTATCCCCAGGTGATTTTCACTACGGCCTTTGATAAATATGTTCTAGATGCTTTTAAGTATAACAGCGTTGATTACCTACTCAAACCGGTAAAAGCAGAGGAGCTTATGAAGGCGGTAGGCAAGTTGGAGAAAATGAAAAGTCAAAATGAGATGAATGCCCTCATGCAATCACTCCAATCTCAAATTCAAACTTCATACAAACAAAAATTTCTTGTGAAAATTGGATTAAAGTATCAATCGATATCGATACAAGATGTAGCTTATTTCTACAGCGAATCAAGTTCCACCTATCTACGTACTTCAAAAGGAGATTCTTTAATCATTGATCAACCACTCGATGAAATTCAAACACTCATTGATCCAGCATGTTTTTTTAGAATAAACCGACATATGATCATATGTGATCAATTCATTGAGTCCATAGACTCGTTTTTCAATAACCGCTTGTTGATAGGTCTTAAACCTAAGTATGACCAACAAGTCATAGTGAGCAGAGACAAAGTAAAAGTCTTTAAAGAGTGGTTAGATAGATAA
- a CDS encoding DUF4174 domain-containing protein, protein MNPITQYKWEKRVLIFSAQSPTNIGYKKQEQSLKREKRGMKDRDLIIYRLYNDHWLDHQMKPISEAEAESIRHAYNISENEFSVILVGKDGGVKMRKNDIVSTKELFALIDSMPMRKREMKEQDGSQY, encoded by the coding sequence ATGAATCCAATTACACAATACAAATGGGAAAAAAGAGTGCTTATATTTTCTGCTCAATCTCCTACAAATATTGGATATAAGAAGCAGGAGCAGTCGCTCAAGCGTGAGAAAAGAGGTATGAAAGATCGGGATTTAATTATCTATCGTCTCTACAATGATCATTGGTTAGATCATCAGATGAAACCTATTTCGGAGGCAGAAGCTGAAAGCATAAGACACGCATATAATATCTCGGAAAATGAATTCTCAGTTATTCTTGTTGGCAAGGATGGTGGAGTGAAGATGAGAAAGAATGATATCGTATCCACTAAAGAATTATTTGCTTTAATTGATAGCATGCCTATGCGAAAAAGAGAAATGAAAGAGCAGGATGGAAGTCAGTATTAG